CTTGCTGTGTCTCGGACTGTCTCTGTCGCTGTCTCTGTCGTCCAGCCGCCGGCCCCGTCGAGCAGGGTGCGGCGCCCCCATTGTGGACCCTCGCGCCGACACTCCCGGCCAGCGGCCCTCTTCCGCCCCTGGCGAACGCCCCGTCCGCGCGGACACATCCACGGCTCCCGCGCGTTGCACCACAATGGGGGACGCCACACGAACCCCCGACATCGACGACGGGAAGGACCCGAGCGCATGGCCAACCCGGCCCCCGCCTCCAGCCGAGGCATCGCCATCACCGAGCACCGCCTGGCCAACGGCCTGCGCGTCGTCCTCTCCGAGGACCACCTCACCCCGGTCGCCGCAGTCTGCCTCTGGTACGACGTGGGCTCCCGGCACGAGGTCAAGGGCCGCACCGGACTCGCCCACCTCTTCGAGCACCTCATGTTCCAGGGCTCCGCCAACGTCTCCAACAACGGCCACTTCGAACTCGTCCAGGGCGCCGGCGGCTCGCTCAACGGCACCACCAGCTTCGAGCGCACCAACTACTTCGAGACCATGCCCACCCACCAGCTGGAGCTCGCCCTCTGGCTGGAGGCCGACCGCATGGGCTCGCTGCTCGCCGCCCTCGACGAGACGTCCATGGAGAACCAGCGCGACGTCGTCAAGAACGAGCGCCGCCAGCGCTACGACAACGTCCCCTACGGCACCGCCTTCGAGAAGCTCACCGGGCTCTCCTTCCCCGACGGCCACCCCTACCACCACACCCCCATCGGCTCCATGGCCGACCTCGACGCCGCCACCCTCGAGGACGCCCGCACCTTCTTCCGCACCTACTACGCCCCCAACAACGCCGTCCTCTCCGTCGTCGGCGACATCGACCCCGAGCAGACCATCGCCTGGGTCGAGAAGTACTTCGGCAGCATCCCCGCGCACGACGGCAAGCGGCCCCCACGCTCCGGCGAACTCCCCGACACCATCGGCCGCGAACTCCGCGAGGAGGTCCGCGAGGACGTCCCCTCCCGCGCCCTGATGGCCGCCTACCGGCTCCCGCACGACGGCACCCGCGAAGCCGACGCCGCCGACCTCGCCCTCACCATCCTCGGCAGCGGCGAGTCCAGCCGCCTCTACAACCGGCTCGTCCGCCGCGACCGCACCGCCGTCGCCGCCGGCTTCGGCCTGCTGCGCCTCGCCGGCGCCCCCAGCCTCGGCTGGCTCGACGTCAAGACCTCCGGCGACGCCACCATCGCGCAGATCGACACCGCCGTCGACGAGGAACTCGCCCGCTTCGCCGCCGAGGGCCCCACCCCCGCCGAACTCGAACGCGCCCAGGCCCAGATCGAGCGCGAATGGCTCGACCGGCTCACCACCGTCGCCGGCCGCGCCGACGAACTCTGCCGCTTCGCCGTCCTGTTCGGCGACCCCAAGCTGCTCAACGACGCCCTCCCCAAGGTCCTCGACATCACCGCCGAGGAGGTCCGGGCCGTCGCCGAGGCCCGGCTCCACCCCGACAACCGGGCCGTCCTCGTCTACGAGCCCACCGCCGCCGAGACCGACGCTTCCGCCGCCACCGATGAGGAGGGCGCTGCCGTATGAGCACCGACTACGTCCCCGCCATGACGTTCCACCCCCAGCCCGAGCCCGGCACCCCCAGCCCGTGGGCCTTCCCCTCCCCCGAGCGCGCCGCCCTCGGCAACGGCATCACCGTCCTGCACTGCCACCGGCCCGGCCAGCAGCTCGTCGCCGTCGAGGTCCTCCTCGACGCCACCCTCGCCGCCGAACCCGACGGCCTCGACGGCGTCGCCGCCATCCTCGCCCGCGCCCTCAGCGAAGGCACCGACACCCTCACCGCCGAGGAGTTCGCCGCCGAACTCGAGCGCGCCGGCGCCACCCTCGACGCCCACGCCGACCACCCGTGCATCCGCGTCTCCCTGGAGGTCCCCGCCTCCCGCCTCCAGCGCGGACTCGCCCTCCTCGCCGACGCCCTGCGCGCCCCCGCCTTCCCCGAGGACGAGATCGAGCGCCTCGTCGCCAACCGCCTCGACGAGATCGTCCACGAACAGGCCAACCCCGCCCGGCGCGCCGCCAAGGCCCTCTACGCCGAACTCTTCGAGGCCACCGACCGCCTCTCCCGCCCCCGCAGCGGCACCGCCGACACGGTCAAGTCCATCGACCGGGCCGCCGTCAAGGCCTTCTACGACGCCCACGTCCGCCCCGCCACCACCACCGTCGTCGTCGTCGGCGACCTCACCGGCACCGACCTGCCCGCCCTCCTGGAGAGCACCCTCGGCACCTGGAGCGGCTCCTCCGCCGAGGCGTCCGTCCACGCTCCCGTCACCGCCGACGACCGCGGCCGGGTCCTCATCGTCGACCGCCCCGGCTCCGTTCAGACCCAGCTCCTCATCGGCCGCGTCGGCCCCGACCGCCACGACCCCTCCTGGGCCGCCCAGATCCTCGGCACCTACTGCCTCGGCGGCACCCTCACCTCCCGCCTCGACCGCGTCCTGCGCGAGGAGAAGGGCTACACCTACGGCGTCCGCGCCTTCGCCCAGCCGCTGCGCTCCGCCGCCCACGGCAGCGGGCGCTCGCTGCTCGCCATCAGCGGCTCGGTGGACACCGCCTCCACCGCCCCCGCGCTCGCCGACACCTGGACGATCCTGCGCACCCTCGCCGCCGAGGGCCTCACCGACGCCGAACGGGACGAGGCCGTCCAGTTCCTGGTGGGCGTCGCCCCGCTGAAGTACGAGACCGCGGGCTCGGTCGCCGGCACCCTCGCCGACCAGGTCGAGCAGCAGCTGGCCGACGACTACCAGGCCGAGGTCTACCGCCGGCTCGCCGAACTGCCCACCGCCGAGGCCACCGAGGCCGTCGTCGCCGCCTTCCCGCCGGACCGCCTGGTCACCGTGCTGGTCGGCGACGCCGCCGTGATCGAGGCCGACGTGCGCGCGTTGGGGATCGGCGAGGTCACGGTCGTCACGGCCTGATCCATTCGGTTTCCCGGCACGGCCCGGTGGAGCACCCGCTCCTCCGGGCCTGTCGCGTTTTTAAATCCGTTGCGGGCCCGACGTGTTCCGTGGATAGATATCCCCCGGCACACACGTACGAACTCCGACGAGTGAAGGGAGGCGGTCACCATGCGGGTCGAGCGAACCATACGACGACGCTCCCCAAGGCCGCTCTCCCTCTATGCCCTGGGCGCCTGAGCCCTTCCGGTCTTCCCCGAGCCACGCCGGGATTCTCTTCGCGCGGCAACTCCCTGTGAACCAACCGACCTTGGAGGTCGAACACCCATGTCGTACACCGAGGTGCCCGGTATCCGGGTCCCGATCCGGATGTGGACCGACCCGGCCACCGTCGAGGGCCAGGCCATGCAGCAGCTGCGCAACATCAGCTCGCTGCCGTGGCTGCACGGCCTCGCCGTGATGCCCGACGTCCACCTGGGCAAGGGCGCGACCGTCGGCTCCGTCATCGCCATGAAGGGCGCCGTCTGCCCGGCGGCGGTCGGCGTGGACATCGGCTGCGGAATGAGCGCGGTGAAGACCTCCCTCACCGCCAAGGACCTCCCCGACGACCTGTCCCGCCTCCGCTCCAAGATCGAGCAGGCCATCCCCGTCGGCCGCGGCCTCCACACCGACCCCGTCGACCCGCGCAAGCTCCACGGCTTCCAGACGGCCGGCTGGGACGACTTCTGGCAGCGGTTCGACGGAGTCGCGTCGGAGGTGAAGTGGCGCCGCGAGCGGGCCATGCAGCAGATGGGAACGCTCGGATCCGGCAACCACTTCTGCGAGCTGTGCATCGATGAGACCGGTTCTGTTTGGCTGATGTTGCATTCCGGATCGCGCAACATCGGCAAGGAGCTGGCGGAGCACCACATGGACGTCGCTCGCTCGCTGCCGCACAACCAGGGCCTGGTGGACCGGGATCTCGCTGTCTTCATCGCGGACACGCCGCAGATGGCGGCATACCGCCAGGACCTGTTCTGGGCGCAGGAGTACGCCAAGCACAACCGCGCGGTGATGATGGCCCTTTTCCAGAACGTCGTCCGCCGCGAGTTCGCCAAGGCGAAGGTCACCTTCGACGAGGTCATCAGCTGCCACCACAACTATGTGGCGGAGGAAAGCTACGACGGCGTCGACCTGCTCGTGACCCGCAAGGGCGCGATCCGGGCCGGCAACGGCGACTACGGGATCATTCCGGGCTCGATGGGCACCGGTTCGTACATCGTCCGCGGTCTCGGCAACAAGGCGGCGTTCAATTCCGCCTCGCACGGCGCCGGCCGCAAGATGAGCCGCAACGCCGCGAAGAAGCGGTTCACCACGAACGACCTGGTCGAGCAGACCAAGGGCGTGGAGTGCCGCAAGGACAGCGGTGTCGTGGACGAGATCCCGGGCGCCTACAAGTCCATCGAGAAGGTCATCGAACAGCAGAAGGACCTCGTCGAGGTGGTCGCGCACCTCAAGCAGGTCGTCTGCGTGAAGGGCTGATCATGCCGACAGGGGTGCACCGCTCGGCGGTGCACCCCTGTCGGTTGATCGAGCTCGCTCAGGCGGCGGCGGGGAGCTCGTCGAGGCCTTCCTGGACGAGCTTGGCGAGGCGGTCGAGGGCGTCGTCGGCGTTGTCGGCGTCGGAGGCGAGGATGACCTCGTCGCCGCCCTGGGCGCCCAGGGCGAGGAGGCCGAGCATGGAGGCGGCGTTCACCGGGTTGCCGCCGGGCCGGGCGATGGTGATCGGCACGCCGGTCGCCGCGACGGCCCGGACGAAGACGGAGGCGGGACGGGCGTGCAGGCCCTCGGCCCAACCGATGGTGACGCGGCGCTCGGCCATGAGACGTGCCTTTCCGGTGAAGCTGGTCACGGCCGTGCTCGGGAAGCGGCCATGTTGTCTAGACCAGTGTTGC
The nucleotide sequence above comes from Streptomyces kaniharaensis. Encoded proteins:
- a CDS encoding M16 family metallopeptidase — its product is MANPAPASSRGIAITEHRLANGLRVVLSEDHLTPVAAVCLWYDVGSRHEVKGRTGLAHLFEHLMFQGSANVSNNGHFELVQGAGGSLNGTTSFERTNYFETMPTHQLELALWLEADRMGSLLAALDETSMENQRDVVKNERRQRYDNVPYGTAFEKLTGLSFPDGHPYHHTPIGSMADLDAATLEDARTFFRTYYAPNNAVLSVVGDIDPEQTIAWVEKYFGSIPAHDGKRPPRSGELPDTIGRELREEVREDVPSRALMAAYRLPHDGTREADAADLALTILGSGESSRLYNRLVRRDRTAVAAGFGLLRLAGAPSLGWLDVKTSGDATIAQIDTAVDEELARFAAEGPTPAELERAQAQIEREWLDRLTTVAGRADELCRFAVLFGDPKLLNDALPKVLDITAEEVRAVAEARLHPDNRAVLVYEPTAAETDASAATDEEGAAV
- a CDS encoding M16 family metallopeptidase, with amino-acid sequence MTFHPQPEPGTPSPWAFPSPERAALGNGITVLHCHRPGQQLVAVEVLLDATLAAEPDGLDGVAAILARALSEGTDTLTAEEFAAELERAGATLDAHADHPCIRVSLEVPASRLQRGLALLADALRAPAFPEDEIERLVANRLDEIVHEQANPARRAAKALYAELFEATDRLSRPRSGTADTVKSIDRAAVKAFYDAHVRPATTTVVVVGDLTGTDLPALLESTLGTWSGSSAEASVHAPVTADDRGRVLIVDRPGSVQTQLLIGRVGPDRHDPSWAAQILGTYCLGGTLTSRLDRVLREEKGYTYGVRAFAQPLRSAAHGSGRSLLAISGSVDTASTAPALADTWTILRTLAAEGLTDAERDEAVQFLVGVAPLKYETAGSVAGTLADQVEQQLADDYQAEVYRRLAELPTAEATEAVVAAFPPDRLVTVLVGDAAVIEADVRALGIGEVTVVTA
- a CDS encoding RtcB family protein; translation: MSYTEVPGIRVPIRMWTDPATVEGQAMQQLRNISSLPWLHGLAVMPDVHLGKGATVGSVIAMKGAVCPAAVGVDIGCGMSAVKTSLTAKDLPDDLSRLRSKIEQAIPVGRGLHTDPVDPRKLHGFQTAGWDDFWQRFDGVASEVKWRRERAMQQMGTLGSGNHFCELCIDETGSVWLMLHSGSRNIGKELAEHHMDVARSLPHNQGLVDRDLAVFIADTPQMAAYRQDLFWAQEYAKHNRAVMMALFQNVVRREFAKAKVTFDEVISCHHNYVAEESYDGVDLLVTRKGAIRAGNGDYGIIPGSMGTGSYIVRGLGNKAAFNSASHGAGRKMSRNAAKKRFTTNDLVEQTKGVECRKDSGVVDEIPGAYKSIEKVIEQQKDLVEVVAHLKQVVCVKG
- a CDS encoding HPr family phosphocarrier protein — protein: MAERRVTIGWAEGLHARPASVFVRAVAATGVPITIARPGGNPVNAASMLGLLALGAQGGDEVILASDADNADDALDRLAKLVQEGLDELPAAA